A genomic window from Candidatus Pelagisphaera phototrophica includes:
- a CDS encoding fumarate hydratase codes for MATPPFHFQKLFELDQDDTEYRLLTKEFVSTDSFNGQEILKVEPEGLSCLVRQAMHDLSFMLRPAHLEQVASILEDPEASENDRHVALTLLRNAEVAAQGVLPFCQDTGTAIVMAKKGQQVWTDGDDEVAIAKGIYDVYTGENLRYSQVAPTTMYEETNTRTNLPAQIDIYANEGEEYSFLCIAKGGGSANKTFLYQETKALLNPDSLEAFMLDKMVSLGTSGCPPYHLVFVIGGTSAEACLKTVKVASTKYLDGLPTSGNEQGRAFRDVELEEKMLKRAQECGVGAQFGGKYFALDVRIVRLPRHGASCPVGIGVSCSADRNIKAKINREGIWLEKLEGDPGRLIPIAVGGQKEADAVQLDLNRPMKDILAELTKYPVQTRLSLSGTIIVARDIAHAKLKERLNAGEGLPHYFKDHPVYYAGPAKTPKGLPSGSFGPTTAGRMDAYVELFQKNGGTMIMLAKGNRSQEVTDACHKYGGFYLGSIGGPAAILAKENIKKVEVVEYEELGMEAIWKIDVVDFPAFILIDDKGNDFFQMIRKQKLA; via the coding sequence ATGGCAACGCCTCCTTTTCACTTTCAAAAGCTTTTTGAACTGGACCAAGACGATACTGAGTACCGGCTTCTTACCAAAGAGTTCGTATCCACAGATTCGTTCAACGGACAAGAAATTCTCAAAGTCGAACCTGAAGGACTGTCCTGTCTTGTGAGACAGGCGATGCACGATCTTTCTTTTATGCTTCGCCCGGCCCACCTCGAGCAAGTGGCCTCTATTTTGGAAGATCCGGAAGCCTCCGAAAATGATCGCCATGTAGCCCTGACCCTCTTGCGTAATGCAGAAGTGGCTGCTCAAGGAGTGCTCCCATTTTGCCAAGACACGGGAACTGCAATTGTCATGGCGAAAAAGGGTCAACAGGTCTGGACCGATGGTGACGATGAGGTGGCTATCGCGAAAGGCATATACGACGTCTACACAGGCGAAAACCTCAGGTATTCGCAGGTTGCTCCTACGACTATGTACGAGGAAACGAACACTCGGACCAATTTGCCTGCTCAGATCGACATCTATGCCAATGAGGGAGAAGAATACTCATTTCTGTGTATTGCCAAAGGAGGAGGTTCGGCCAACAAGACCTTTCTTTATCAGGAAACCAAAGCCCTCCTGAACCCGGATTCTTTAGAGGCATTCATGTTGGACAAAATGGTCTCCCTCGGAACTTCGGGCTGTCCGCCTTACCATCTCGTTTTTGTGATTGGAGGGACCTCGGCTGAAGCTTGCTTAAAGACGGTGAAAGTGGCGTCGACCAAGTACCTAGATGGCTTGCCCACAAGCGGAAACGAGCAAGGACGGGCCTTTCGCGATGTTGAGCTCGAGGAAAAGATGCTCAAGCGGGCGCAAGAGTGTGGGGTCGGAGCCCAGTTTGGAGGGAAGTACTTTGCGCTCGATGTCAGAATCGTCCGCCTTCCGAGGCACGGAGCGAGTTGCCCTGTTGGGATTGGAGTTTCCTGCTCTGCGGACAGGAATATCAAGGCCAAAATAAACCGGGAAGGAATCTGGCTAGAGAAACTAGAGGGCGACCCAGGAAGATTGATCCCCATAGCGGTTGGCGGGCAAAAAGAGGCCGATGCGGTGCAGCTCGATCTCAATCGTCCCATGAAAGACATTTTGGCCGAGCTAACCAAATATCCGGTTCAAACGCGGCTTTCACTATCGGGAACGATTATCGTGGCTCGTGATATCGCGCACGCGAAACTAAAAGAACGCCTCAATGCCGGGGAAGGGTTGCCGCATTACTTCAAAGACCATCCCGTTTATTATGCAGGTCCAGCGAAGACACCGAAAGGGCTTCCCTCTGGCTCGTTTGGACCAACAACCGCGGGAAGAATGGATGCCTATGTGGAGCTGTTCCAGAAGAACGGCGGGACGATGATAATGTTAGCGAAGGGGAATCGAAGCCAGGAAGTAACGGATGCTTGCCACAAATACGGCGGATTTTATCTGGGTTCCATAGGTGGTCCGGCCGCAATCTTAGCGAAGGAAAATATCAAGAAAGTTGAAGTGGTTGAGTACGAAGAGCTCGGTATGGAAGCCATTTGGAAGATCGACGTGGTGGATTTCCCTGCGTTTATCTTAATAGACGACAAGGGAAACGACTTTTTCCAAATGATCCGAAAGCAAAAACTGGCTTAA
- the priA gene encoding replication restart helicase PriA, whose translation MNLNDEIVAVWPLAGFDKTLHYKVAEGMSRQIAVGTLVRVPVGRRFTLGVVVKKKADPDVEYSKLKMVSQVCYDQPILTPRLLELAGWMRSYYGAKREAVLETMIPGPIRQGMSPKRDKYVSIGKKLGQEELETLGRRAPKQRDLYDFVLQQIKPQKKSLILNRLKLSAATYNGLLEKGFIHEESRVAERVAYEDEIGEIEFAVEEKFTLNDEQVAVTESLRATLSKGGFATHLVQGVTGSGKTEVYLDAMEAVLEKGQGVLFLVPEVALTPQTVGRIRSRLAQYAHVQTVVWHSHLSDGERLDAWMALASGRAQVVVGARSAVFAPIKKLGLIVVDEEHEPAFKQDETPRYHGRDVAVYRAYLENTLCVLGSATPSLESYRNVTLGKYALDRLTQRVDDRALPMMHVVDMRQEIARTRKSTQLSTTLVEKLRDRFEKKEQSILFINRRGFSSSMLCQDCGHVEICNHCSVPMTYHRSDETLKCHLCGEEVNAPTQCPSCKSPKIRWKGMGTQRIEDSVTRVMPKAKVVRIDADTMSRKHLFRQILGEFRSGKIDVLVGTQMIAKGLDFPNVTLVGMVDADLSLHIPDFRANERTFQLLVQVSGRAGRGDLAGEVVVQTFTPHADPIQFARRGEVDAFLEIEAESRKRFQYPPYRHLIRQVFRGPNPDKVSFFAEQFAKRANERLGGRIETRGPAPCSIEKMKDHYRFQIWYFASSITNTMAELSGVASEIGWPPDVIQILDVDPMSLS comes from the coding sequence GTGAATTTGAATGATGAAATCGTAGCGGTATGGCCATTGGCGGGGTTTGACAAAACCCTCCATTACAAAGTGGCCGAGGGGATGTCTCGGCAAATTGCTGTGGGGACACTCGTTCGTGTCCCTGTGGGCAGGCGGTTCACATTAGGGGTCGTTGTCAAAAAAAAAGCGGATCCGGATGTGGAGTATTCAAAGCTGAAGATGGTCTCGCAAGTTTGCTACGACCAACCTATATTGACGCCAAGGTTGCTAGAGCTCGCGGGATGGATGAGGTCCTACTACGGGGCGAAACGCGAAGCTGTATTGGAGACGATGATACCCGGTCCGATTCGTCAGGGAATGTCGCCTAAAAGAGACAAATATGTGTCAATCGGAAAAAAACTTGGCCAGGAGGAACTGGAGACGTTGGGTAGAAGGGCACCCAAACAGCGGGATTTGTATGATTTTGTCCTTCAGCAAATAAAGCCTCAAAAAAAGAGCCTGATACTCAATCGATTGAAGCTATCGGCGGCCACATACAACGGACTTCTGGAGAAGGGATTCATTCACGAGGAGTCACGTGTAGCGGAGCGAGTAGCCTATGAGGACGAGATTGGGGAAATAGAGTTCGCGGTAGAAGAAAAATTCACACTGAACGATGAGCAAGTCGCAGTGACCGAGAGCTTGAGGGCAACCTTGTCAAAGGGGGGATTTGCAACCCACTTAGTCCAAGGAGTAACGGGCTCCGGAAAGACCGAAGTTTACCTCGATGCGATGGAGGCAGTCCTGGAAAAGGGGCAGGGGGTGCTTTTTCTCGTGCCTGAAGTGGCACTGACTCCGCAGACCGTGGGAAGAATTCGGTCCCGGCTCGCTCAATATGCTCATGTACAAACGGTCGTGTGGCACAGTCATCTTTCGGACGGAGAACGTTTGGACGCCTGGATGGCTCTGGCATCGGGCAGGGCACAGGTTGTCGTTGGAGCTCGTTCAGCTGTTTTTGCTCCGATTAAAAAGCTTGGACTCATAGTCGTGGATGAAGAGCACGAACCTGCTTTTAAGCAGGATGAGACCCCCCGCTATCATGGTCGAGATGTCGCTGTGTATCGGGCGTATTTGGAGAATACGCTTTGCGTGTTGGGTTCCGCGACCCCTTCACTCGAGTCTTATCGTAATGTCACCCTAGGAAAATACGCTCTCGATCGACTTACGCAAAGAGTAGACGATCGGGCACTGCCGATGATGCATGTGGTGGACATGAGACAGGAGATCGCCCGCACTCGCAAGTCGACTCAACTATCAACCACGTTGGTTGAGAAACTCCGGGACCGTTTTGAGAAGAAAGAGCAGAGCATACTGTTCATCAACCGAAGGGGATTTTCGTCGAGCATGCTTTGCCAGGACTGTGGTCATGTTGAGATCTGCAACCATTGTAGCGTCCCCATGACCTATCACCGTAGTGATGAGACTTTGAAATGCCATTTATGCGGGGAGGAAGTCAATGCCCCCACGCAATGCCCGTCGTGTAAGAGCCCTAAGATTCGCTGGAAGGGGATGGGGACCCAACGTATTGAAGATTCGGTGACACGAGTGATGCCGAAAGCGAAAGTAGTGCGTATCGATGCGGACACGATGAGTCGAAAACACTTGTTCCGACAGATTCTTGGAGAGTTCCGATCCGGTAAAATTGACGTACTTGTCGGGACCCAAATGATCGCTAAGGGGCTTGATTTTCCGAATGTAACACTGGTTGGAATGGTGGATGCCGACTTGTCTCTTCACATTCCAGATTTCAGAGCGAATGAAAGAACGTTCCAGCTTTTGGTTCAGGTATCAGGTCGTGCGGGTCGAGGGGATTTGGCGGGTGAAGTGGTGGTGCAGACTTTTACCCCTCATGCGGATCCTATCCAGTTCGCCCGAAGAGGCGAGGTGGATGCATTCTTGGAAATCGAGGCGGAGTCGCGGAAGCGTTTTCAGTACCCCCCGTACCGTCATCTGATCCGGCAAGTTTTTAGAGGGCCTAATCCAGATAAAGTATCGTTCTTTGCTGAGCAATTTGCCAAGCGGGCAAACGAAAGGTTGGGGGGCAGAATTGAAACGCGAGGACCAGCTCCTTGTTCGATCGAAAAGATGAAGGACCATTATCGATTCCAAATATGGTATTTCGCTTCGAGTATAACGAATACCATGGCTGAGCTGTCAGGGGTCGCTAGTGAAATCGGCTGGCCCCCGGATGTTATACAAATTCTGGATGTAGATCCGATGTCGTTGAGTTGA
- a CDS encoding UDP-N-acetylmuramate--L-alanine ligase: MRIYFLGIAGTAMGNAALLLRDLGHEVTGSDQAVYPPMSDMLLQAGVEVLEGYSVDRLQKLEPDLVVIGNAFSRGNEEVEFLLESRSIPFVSLPGVLNQFVLSKRQNIVVTGTHGKTTTTSLTAYLLEQSGANPGYLIGGAPLDPGRGWNNGSADAPFVIEGDEYDSAFFDKRSKFIHYAPHIVILNNLEFDHADIFRDLEDVKRSFDHLIRLIPRSGFLLINEDDSNVLSLLPINWTRVIRVGVSESCELRITKYETNSKGSKFDLEWKNRRWLSVEWAMLGLFNARNAAMACLASALSLLGEDRITDFQASGIEQFRGVQRRQQIRLETDRLIAIEDFAHHPTAIKEILESVRTRYPNSRLIAAFEPRSNTSRLEIMRAPLCEALSLADAVVIGAVKKSPDEYNEIMNTEALASDLNAAGIVAIANLSNEASLKALIELCADDSGQQLVVFLTNGSFDGIIGQFVDHCLRGNF, encoded by the coding sequence ATGCGAATATATTTCCTGGGAATTGCAGGGACCGCGATGGGGAACGCGGCATTATTGCTACGTGATTTAGGACACGAGGTAACTGGGTCGGACCAGGCGGTGTATCCGCCAATGAGCGACATGCTCCTTCAGGCTGGGGTTGAGGTGCTAGAGGGCTATAGTGTGGATCGCTTGCAGAAACTTGAGCCTGATCTTGTGGTGATTGGAAATGCGTTCTCTCGAGGTAACGAAGAGGTCGAGTTTCTTTTGGAATCGAGATCGATTCCCTTTGTTTCCCTCCCAGGTGTTCTCAACCAGTTTGTGCTTTCGAAGCGCCAAAATATTGTTGTGACGGGCACGCACGGAAAGACGACGACGACTTCCTTGACCGCATACTTGCTTGAGCAGTCGGGAGCGAATCCGGGTTACTTGATCGGAGGGGCCCCGTTAGACCCAGGCCGAGGTTGGAACAATGGGTCTGCAGATGCCCCATTTGTGATTGAGGGTGACGAATATGACAGTGCGTTTTTCGATAAGCGGAGCAAGTTCATCCATTACGCGCCCCACATCGTAATTTTAAACAATCTTGAATTTGATCATGCGGACATTTTTAGGGATCTCGAAGATGTTAAGCGAAGTTTCGATCATTTGATCCGATTGATCCCACGGAGCGGCTTTTTATTGATCAATGAAGATGATTCGAATGTATTGTCTCTTCTGCCGATCAACTGGACGCGCGTTATCCGAGTAGGAGTTTCTGAGTCCTGTGAGCTGCGTATCACAAAATATGAGACGAATTCGAAGGGCTCTAAATTCGATCTAGAGTGGAAGAACAGAAGGTGGTTGTCCGTGGAATGGGCCATGTTGGGTCTATTCAATGCCAGAAATGCAGCCATGGCGTGTCTGGCGTCAGCGTTGTCCCTCTTGGGTGAAGACAGGATCACGGATTTTCAGGCATCCGGAATCGAACAATTTAGGGGGGTTCAACGAAGGCAGCAGATCCGCTTGGAGACCGATAGGCTAATCGCGATTGAGGATTTCGCCCATCACCCAACTGCGATCAAGGAAATACTGGAGTCGGTGCGAACTCGGTATCCTAATAGCAGGCTCATTGCTGCCTTTGAACCGCGAAGCAATACCTCACGTTTAGAAATTATGCGAGCGCCTTTGTGTGAGGCGTTGTCGCTGGCGGATGCGGTCGTGATTGGAGCGGTAAAGAAGAGCCCTGATGAATATAATGAAATTATGAATACGGAAGCACTCGCTTCGGATTTGAATGCTGCGGGCATAGTCGCGATTGCGAATCTGTCGAACGAAGCGAGCCTAAAAGCCTTGATCGAGCTTTGTGCAGATGACTCAGGGCAACAGTTAGTCGTTTTCTTAACAAATGGGTCATTTGACGGAATTATCGGCCAGTTCGTTGACCATTGTTTGAGAGGAAATTTCTAA